In Dromiciops gliroides isolate mDroGli1 chromosome 4, mDroGli1.pri, whole genome shotgun sequence, one DNA window encodes the following:
- the MOB3C gene encoding MOB kinase activator 3C codes for MALCLKQVFNKDKTFRPRKRFEPGTERFELYKKAQASLKSGLDLRAVVRLPPGESINDWLAVHVVDFFNRINLIYGTMGECCTEASCPVMSGGPRYEYRWQDEQQYRRPAKLPAPRYMSLLMDWIEGLINNEDVFPTQVGVPFPKNFQQVCTKILTRLFRVFVHVYIHHFDGIIAMGAEAHVNTCYKHFYYFIQEFSLVDHRELEPLREMTERICH; via the exons ATGGCTTTGTGCCTGAAGCAGGTGTTCAACAAGGACAAGACATTCCGGCCGCGGAAGCGCTTTGAGCCAGGCACTGAGCGCTTTGAGCTCTACAAGAAGGCGCAGGCCTCGCTGAAGTCTGGCCTGGACCTGCGGGCCGTGGTGCGGCTGCCTCCCGGTGAAAGCATCAATGACTGGCTGGCGGTGCACGTAGTGGACTTCTTCAATCGCATCAACCTCATCTATGGCACCATGGGCGAGTGCTGCACAGAGGCCAGCTGCCCTGTGATGTCGGGCGGCCCTCGCTACGAGTACCGCTGGCAGGATGAGCAGCAGTACCGGCGGCCCGCCAAGCTGCCCGCGCCCCGCTACATGTCGCTGCTCATGGACTGGATCGAGGGACTCATCAACAATGAAGATGTCTTCCCCACCCAAGTGG GAGTCCCCTTCCCCAAGAACTTCCAGCAAGTGTGCACCAAGATCCTGACCCGCCTTTTCCGGGTCTTTGTCCATGTCTACATCCACCATTTTGATGGCATCATCGCGATGGGCGCAGAGGCCCACGTCAACACCTGCTACAAGCATTTCTACTATTTTATCCAGGAGTTCAGCCTTGTGGACCACCGGGAGCTGGAGCCACTG AGAGAGATGACAGAGAGGATCTGTCACTGA